CAGGTGGCGCAGGAATGGGAATGGACGGAATGTACTAAGAAATATAATAACTATATAGTTATTAATATTTGCCTCAAGATAATTTGAAATTATCTTGAGGTTTTTTATGCGTTAATTCAAAAAAATAGTCAATTGATAGTATAGAAAATTTAAAAATAGACCATAATTCAGTAAAAACAGATAAAAGGGAGGAAATTATGAAGAAAATAATTTCGTGTAAATTGAAAATTAAACACAAGAAAAAGCCAGGATTTACTTTAATTGAATTAATAGCTGTAATGGCGATTATTGGGATTTTGGCAACGGCAATTTTACCTAATGTAAATGGGTATATAAATGAAGCTAAAAAGGTTAAAGTTGTGGATCAATGTAGAAAAGTTGTAATGGCAGCTGAATCATATAGATTAAAATATGATACGTTACAGGGCAATATAAATATATCAGAGATGAAAGCTAAAAATGGAGTTAATAAGTATTTAGATAAAGTTGATTTGAGCAAGTTACCATCTACTACTACATTAGAACAGTGCTCTAATATTGTGAATGGAGCAGAATTTAAAATTAATGCTAGTGATATTTTAGTACCTAATACGATATCTATCCCTAATTTAGCATCTTAAATTTCAACTGTACCTTAACTCTGGAACATCCTTTCGACATGCCCTTTAGCTGGGACTACACTGCAGGTTTTAATCTCAATTCCGAGTTGGTTACATGCATAACCGAATTGAGTGAATGTATCCTCTTCAATAGAAGGGGATTTTTTTTCTGTTTATACTCAAAAACAGTATATCTATTAGTAAAGGATATATATGGAAGTCCATAGCTTGTTAATATTTGATGAAGTATATTGTAATATCCATTTAATGCTTCTTGATAATCGAAATAAGCGCCTATAATAGTGCCGGTAGCATCCTCAATAGCAATAAGTGCATTATGTATTTTGGCAATTTCTTTCTTTGAGTTAGTTCCTTTTTGCAGCTCTCCTCTTATTTTCGTTTGATTCAACTAATTTTTTGAGTATTGTGTATTTTTTATTTTCATCCATTGTTATATCCACCTAATCTCTTGTATTTCAATGAGGTTATTCTACTATAAGTTATTATTCTGGTATATAATCAAATGTGGTCTATTAAGATATTATCATAAATGAATCGAAAAAAATGCAATTTTAAATTCAAATTTATTGACTTTAGATTATACATACATTATAATAGTTTTAATTCAAAACATAGTACATTTAAAAACTCGTATATACCTTGAATATGGCAAGGAGTATCTAGCGGAAGCCGTAAATTTCCGACTATGAGTGATATTGGTATAGGCTAAATATAGATTTTTATTAGCATATTAACATCACTTAGAAGTTAATGTGCTTTTTTTATACATGAAAATAGCCCAAAATATGAAATATAAAAGTCATAAATTATAAAAAATGAAATAAATAATTCAAATATAAGGGGGATTTATAATGGCAAAAATAATTAAAACTGCATATACTTTTGATGACGTATTACTGGTTCCTAATAAATCGGATATATTACCAAGGGAAGTAAGTACAAAAACACACTTAACTAAAACAATAAAGTTAAATATTCCTTTAATGAGCGCTGGAATGGATACAGTAACTGAATCAAAGATGGCGATTGCTATGGCAAGAGAAGGCGGAATAGGAATTATACATAAAAATATGACTATTGAGGAACAAGCAAAAGAAGTTGATAAAGTTAAGAGACAAGAAAATGGAGTTATTACAGATCCCATATTCTTATCACAAGATCATCTTATTCAAGATGCAGAAAATTTAATGGCACAATATAGAATATCAGGAGTTCCAATCACCACTGAAGATGGAATATTAATTGGAATAATAACCAATAGAGATATAATATTTGAAACAGACTTCCAAAAAAAGATTTCAGAAGTAATGACAAAAGAAAATTTAATTACTGCATCAGAAAGTACTACAGTAGAAGAAGCTAAGGAAATCTTAAAGAAACACAAAATTGAAAAATTACCTTTAGTTGATAAGGATGGATATTTAAAAGGCTTAATAACAATGAAAGATATTGAAAAAGTAAGAAAGTTCCCAAATGCAGCTAAAGATGATAAGGGTAGATTATTATGCGGAGCTGGTGTTGGGGTAACTGGTAATATGATGGAAAGAATTGATGCTTTAGTTAAGGCTCAAGTTGATGTAATAGTTCTTGATACAGCACATGGACATTCAAAAGGAGTTTTAGATGCTGTGACTAAAATTAAAAATGTATATCCAAATCTTCAAATTATAGCTGGGAATGTTGCTACTGCAGAAGCTGTAGAAGATTTAATAAAAGCTGGAGCAGATTGCGTTAAAGTTGGTATAGGACCAGGATCAATTTGTACTACTAGAATAGTTGCAGGAGTTGGTGTTCCACAATTAACAGCAGTTATGGATTGTGCTGAAATGGGAAGAAAATATGGAATTCCTGTAATTGCGGATGGTGGACTTAAATATTCAGGAGATATAGTTAAAGCATTAGCAGCTGGAGCTTCAACTGTAATGCTAGGATCATTATTTGCAGGCTGCGATGAAGCACCAGGAGAAATGGAAATATATCAAGGAAGAAGTTATAAGGTATATAGAGGAATGGGATCAATTGCTGCTATGGAATCTGGATCTAAAGATAGATACTTCCAAGAAGGTAATAAAAAATTAGTTCCAGAAGGCGTTGAAGGAAGAGTCGCTTATAAAGGATATGTTGCTGAGACTATATTCCAAATAATGGGTGGGATTAAATCAGGACTTGGATATTTAGGGTCAAAGAATTTTGATATCTTATATGAAACAGCTAACTTTGTAGTTCAAACAGCTTCAGGACAAAGAGAAAGTCATCCACATGATATTAATATTACAAAGGAAGCACCTAATTATAGTGTAGGACAATAGTTGTTAATTGTTGATTAACCTCAATAATTACTGTTTAAATAATGCACAATGTACAATTTTGATTTCTATGCGCGTAGTTTAAATATACCGTCTTTAGACCGTATAAGCTTTTAGCCTTTAACAAAGTACATAAATGTAAAAAATTCGTATTTTGTATTGATAAATTAAGGTATTTAGTTAATAATACAAATAGAATAATTTTTTAGGAGGAAAGCATGAAAAAAGAATTAATTTTAGTTATTGATTTCGGCGGACAATATAATCAATTAATTGCTAGAAGAGTTAGAGAATGCAATGTATATTGTGAAGTTCATCCGTATACTTTAAGTGCTGCTGAGATAAAAGAAATGAATCCAAAGGGAATCATATTTACAGGTGGGCCAAATAGTGTATATGGTGAAGATTCTCCTTTATGTGATAAAACATTATTTGAAGCTGGAATTCCTATACTTGGAATATGTTACGGTTCACAATTAATGGCACATATTCTTGGAGGAAAAGTTGCAACAGCTCCTGTAAGTGAGTATGGGAAGACAGAAGTTGGTGTTAATGTAGAATCGAAGATTTTTAAAGGTTTATCATCGTCTACAATATGTTGGATGAGTCATACAGATTACATAGAAAAAGCACCAGAAGGCTTTAAAATAGTAGCCAATACTCCAGTATGTCCAGTTGCAGGTATGGAATACGAAGAAAAGAATCTATATGCAGTTCAATTCCATCCAGAAGTAATGCATACACAAGAAGGGACAAAGATGCTTTCAAACTTTGTATATGATGTTTGTGGATGTTCTGGAGACTGGAAAATGGACTCATTTGTTGAAAAGACAATTGAAGAAATACGTGAAAAGGTTGGAAATGGTAAAGCTTTATGTGCATTATCGGGTGGAGTTGATTCATCGGTTGCAGCAGTATTACTTTCCAAAGCTATTGGAAATCAATTAACATGTGTATTCGTTGACCACGGCTTACTTCGTAAAAACGAAGGAGATGAAGTTGAAGAAATATTTGGACCTAATGGACAATATGATTTAAACTTTATTCGTGTAAATGCACAAGAAAGATTCTATGAAAAGTTAACTGGAATAGAAGAACCAGAACAAAAGAGAAAAATAATTGGTGAAGAGTTCATCAGAGTATTTGAAGAAGAAGCTAAAAAAATAGGATCAGTTGATTTCTTAGTACAAGGAACTATTTATCCAGATGTAATTGAAAGTGGTCTTGGTAAATCTGCAGTTATAAAATCACATCATAATGTTGGAGGACTTCCAGATTGTGTAGATTTTAAAGAAATAATAGAGCCATTAAGATTATTATTTAAAGATGAGGTACGTAGAGCAGGCTTAGAACTTGGCATCCCTGAAAAGTTAGTTTATAGACAACCGTTCCCAGGACCAGGTCTTGGAATACGTATAATAGGTGAGGTAACGGCTGAAAAAGTTAAAATCGTTCAAGATGCTGATTATATATATAGAGAAGAAATTGTAAAAGCAGGTATTGATAAAGAAATAGGTCAATATTTTGCAGGACTTACTAATATGCGCTCAGTAGGTGTAATGGGAGATGAAAGAACTTATGATTATGCAATAGCGCTTCGTGCAGTAACTACAAGTGATTTCATGACAGCTGAATCAGCAGATCTTCCATGGGAAGTACTTGGAAAAGTAACAACTAGAATTATAAATGAAGTTAAAGGGGTTAACCGTGTAATGTATGATTGTACAGGAAAACCACCAGCGACTATAGAATTTGAATAACGGATAAAAACCTCGGATGCCAGTTTTATGCTGGTATCCGAGGTATCTTTTTGCCTTCAGGCTCTACTTTAACTCTAAAAAATTTGGGATTAACATTTGCAAGGTGTCTTAACTGTTGTTTATGACATATTCAAAGCCAGCTGCTACTATTGAGACAGTAATATTTAGAACAACAATAATGTAACTATAACTTGTATAGAAGTTAAATTTAGTAAAGAAAGTTTAAGCAAGATTAATTATTAGTTATAGATATAAAATATATTCTGTATATTTTTATACGAGAAGAAAGGAAGCGAATGCTTAGTGATTTTGTGTATTTAATATACAATTTTTCACTAAAGATAAAATATGGAGATAAAAAAAATAAAGGGAAATACATTTTGTATTGATACTGGAATGTCATATATACCTTTTTATAAGATTAATGATGAAGAAATTATTATGTTGGACTCAGGGTGGGCAAAACAAGAGAGAGAAGGAATAGATAAGCTTCTAGAAATAAACAATTTTAAGGTAGTTGGTATAGCATGCAGTCATGCTCATATAGATCATATAGGAAATAATGCATATTTGAAGAAAAAATATAACTGCATTATTGCTATGTCAGCTTATGAAGCTCTTGTTTGCAGTTCAACAGTGAATCTTAAAGTTTATTACAGTAACCAAGCATTATCAGAGGTTACAGAACATTTCGGACATATGGTTTGTGAAACAGATATTATGATTTCGGATACCCAAGATAAGATATATGTAAGTGGCATTAAATTTAAAATTGTTCATACACCAGGACATAGTCCTGCACATATATGCATTATTACTCCAGATGATGTTGCATATTTAGGAGATGCTCTTATAAGTTATGAAGTAATGTCAGGTGCTAAAATGCCGTATGCTTATATACTTAGAGAAGATTTAAAAAGCAAAGAAAAACTTTATGATTTAAAATGCAGCAAATATGTAGTGGCACATAAAGGGATATATAATAATGATATTACAGAACTTATAACTGATAATATAAACTTTTATAAGAATAGAGCACAAAGAGTATATGATGTGATAGATAGTGCTATGACAATGGAAGAAATATTAAAAACAGTTATTAAAAATTTTAATATTCATGTAAATAGCAGATATAAATATACTGTAATAGAAAGAATGCTCAGGTCATATGTTGAATATTTAAATGAAATGGGAAGTATAGAGTTAAGTATAGATGATGGATTCCTTAAATATACAAGAAGTTCAGCTGAAATTTTTAATGAAACTTGTGCAAGTTTAACTGAATATTAAATTACAAGTTCTAGTTATTAGGGTAAAAAAGGTTGAGAATTTTATAAAATTGATGTCCGTTATTTCTGTGGTTTTCATTCATATGTGGAGTTGTATATTTTTAACTAGAATTAATAACAAATATAATAAATCAGCATAATATAATATTAAGATTTGTTAAAAGTTTTAAAATTTTTGTTGGAAAATATTTTTAATTGAATAAATTATAATCAATTAACAAGGAGAGAAGAATATGGGAAACAGAAATGATGAGAGAGAATGC
The DNA window shown above is from Clostridium beijerinckii and carries:
- a CDS encoding IMP dehydrogenase, with translation MAKIIKTAYTFDDVLLVPNKSDILPREVSTKTHLTKTIKLNIPLMSAGMDTVTESKMAIAMAREGGIGIIHKNMTIEEQAKEVDKVKRQENGVITDPIFLSQDHLIQDAENLMAQYRISGVPITTEDGILIGIITNRDIIFETDFQKKISEVMTKENLITASESTTVEEAKEILKKHKIEKLPLVDKDGYLKGLITMKDIEKVRKFPNAAKDDKGRLLCGAGVGVTGNMMERIDALVKAQVDVIVLDTAHGHSKGVLDAVTKIKNVYPNLQIIAGNVATAEAVEDLIKAGADCVKVGIGPGSICTTRIVAGVGVPQLTAVMDCAEMGRKYGIPVIADGGLKYSGDIVKALAAGASTVMLGSLFAGCDEAPGEMEIYQGRSYKVYRGMGSIAAMESGSKDRYFQEGNKKLVPEGVEGRVAYKGYVAETIFQIMGGIKSGLGYLGSKNFDILYETANFVVQTASGQRESHPHDINITKEAPNYSVGQ
- a CDS encoding pilin, encoding MKKIISCKLKIKHKKKPGFTLIELIAVMAIIGILATAILPNVNGYINEAKKVKVVDQCRKVVMAAESYRLKYDTLQGNINISEMKAKNGVNKYLDKVDLSKLPSTTTLEQCSNIVNGAEFKINASDILVPNTISIPNLAS
- a CDS encoding hydrolase gives rise to the protein MEIKKIKGNTFCIDTGMSYIPFYKINDEEIIMLDSGWAKQEREGIDKLLEINNFKVVGIACSHAHIDHIGNNAYLKKKYNCIIAMSAYEALVCSSTVNLKVYYSNQALSEVTEHFGHMVCETDIMISDTQDKIYVSGIKFKIVHTPGHSPAHICIITPDDVAYLGDALISYEVMSGAKMPYAYILREDLKSKEKLYDLKCSKYVVAHKGIYNNDITELITDNINFYKNRAQRVYDVIDSAMTMEEILKTVIKNFNIHVNSRYKYTVIERMLRSYVEYLNEMGSIELSIDDGFLKYTRSSAEIFNETCASLTEY
- a CDS encoding GMP synthase (glutamine-hydrolyzing) — translated: MKKELILVIDFGGQYNQLIARRVRECNVYCEVHPYTLSAAEIKEMNPKGIIFTGGPNSVYGEDSPLCDKTLFEAGIPILGICYGSQLMAHILGGKVATAPVSEYGKTEVGVNVESKIFKGLSSSTICWMSHTDYIEKAPEGFKIVANTPVCPVAGMEYEEKNLYAVQFHPEVMHTQEGTKMLSNFVYDVCGCSGDWKMDSFVEKTIEEIREKVGNGKALCALSGGVDSSVAAVLLSKAIGNQLTCVFVDHGLLRKNEGDEVEEIFGPNGQYDLNFIRVNAQERFYEKLTGIEEPEQKRKIIGEEFIRVFEEEAKKIGSVDFLVQGTIYPDVIESGLGKSAVIKSHHNVGGLPDCVDFKEIIEPLRLLFKDEVRRAGLELGIPEKLVYRQPFPGPGLGIRIIGEVTAEKVKIVQDADYIYREEIVKAGIDKEIGQYFAGLTNMRSVGVMGDERTYDYAIALRAVTTSDFMTAESADLPWEVLGKVTTRIINEVKGVNRVMYDCTGKPPATIEFE